One Nitrospira sp. DNA window includes the following coding sequences:
- a CDS encoding Serine peptidase, producing MAKRKSRAATTGRKKPSSSVQGRAKPQESSPAEPSPPTAQAHDPKQVAGRAGQEKRLDENLVKTVIALPLLDKLNEETKRRMEDPSQPPLIYQVIIDLNLDYPKGRDAARDWVFAEIERLISQGGENRGGQQVDKKKSAFNRQYIFASLEGTVIRELVRQDGQAKAEVRDPAGAPRTVRAIYQIWDDFPLKPLITSSVSTVKADAARVAFSALGNNIVWAVIDSGIQGDHPHFRAHKNLSGQVEEWHYDFTDGNSPSKTALVDGFGHGTHVAGIIAGEVLSAPNLPPGESHPDILAYSRVLNPDGDQTQREVGYEQIKVKSISGMASLCKLVSLKVLDKEGQGSVSNIIAALGHIQQINSNGRWIRIHGVNLSVGYPFDPEWFACGQSQLCVEVNRLVRSGVVVVVAAGNSGYGVLSTEFTGLRSAGIPLTINDPGNADLAITVGSTHRNMPHIYGVSYFSSKGPTGDGRLKPDLVAPGEKILSCAAGGMKEKIKLKIEKDVTYLEDSGTSMAAPHVSGVIAAFLSVRREFIGQPERVKEIFLSTATDLRRERYFQGSGLVDLMRAIQSI from the coding sequence ATGGCAAAACGGAAATCTCGAGCAGCGACGACCGGGCGGAAGAAACCCAGCTCATCGGTACAGGGTCGAGCGAAACCTCAGGAGTCGTCGCCGGCTGAACCATCTCCACCGACCGCCCAGGCGCATGACCCCAAGCAGGTCGCCGGCCGGGCCGGTCAAGAGAAGCGACTCGATGAAAATCTGGTCAAGACGGTCATTGCGCTTCCGCTCCTCGACAAGCTGAACGAAGAAACCAAACGGCGAATGGAGGATCCGTCTCAACCCCCACTCATCTACCAGGTGATCATTGATCTGAACCTTGATTACCCGAAAGGTCGTGATGCGGCGCGCGATTGGGTGTTCGCGGAAATAGAGCGGCTCATCTCACAAGGTGGAGAAAATAGGGGAGGGCAACAGGTCGATAAAAAGAAGAGCGCCTTCAATAGACAGTACATCTTCGCTTCTCTCGAAGGGACCGTGATTCGCGAATTGGTTCGTCAGGACGGACAGGCAAAGGCGGAGGTTCGCGATCCAGCCGGCGCCCCGCGAACGGTCCGTGCGATCTACCAGATTTGGGACGATTTTCCGCTCAAGCCGCTGATCACGAGTTCCGTCAGCACGGTCAAGGCTGATGCGGCGAGGGTGGCGTTCTCTGCATTAGGCAACAACATCGTCTGGGCCGTGATCGATTCAGGGATCCAAGGCGACCATCCGCATTTTCGCGCGCACAAGAATCTTTCCGGCCAAGTCGAAGAATGGCACTACGATTTCACGGACGGGAACAGCCCTTCGAAGACCGCGCTGGTCGATGGATTCGGTCACGGTACCCATGTCGCCGGTATCATTGCAGGCGAGGTCCTTTCCGCGCCCAATCTTCCTCCAGGCGAGTCGCATCCCGATATCCTGGCCTACTCGCGAGTGCTCAACCCGGACGGAGACCAGACCCAGCGAGAGGTCGGCTACGAGCAGATCAAGGTGAAGTCCATTTCCGGCATGGCATCCCTCTGTAAGCTGGTGAGCCTGAAGGTCTTGGACAAAGAAGGCCAAGGCAGCGTCAGCAACATCATCGCCGCGCTCGGCCATATCCAGCAGATCAACAGCAACGGGCGGTGGATTCGCATTCACGGCGTGAACTTGAGCGTCGGGTACCCCTTCGATCCGGAATGGTTTGCCTGCGGGCAAAGCCAACTCTGTGTCGAGGTTAATCGACTGGTCCGGTCCGGCGTCGTCGTCGTGGTGGCCGCCGGGAATTCCGGATACGGTGTCCTCTCGACTGAATTTACGGGGCTGCGTTCAGCCGGAATACCCCTGACCATCAACGATCCCGGCAATGCAGACCTCGCGATTACCGTCGGCTCGACCCATCGAAATATGCCGCACATTTACGGGGTGTCGTACTTTTCGTCGAAGGGACCGACAGGTGACGGCCGCTTGAAGCCGGATCTGGTGGCGCCTGGTGAAAAGATTCTTTCCTGCGCGGCCGGCGGGATGAAGGAGAAGATCAAACTGAAAATCGAGAAGGATGTCACCTACCTGGAAGATTCCGGCACGAGCATGGCCGCGCCCCATGTCTCCGGAGTGATCGCGGCATTCCTTTCCGTCCGTCGTGAGTTCATCGGTCAGCCTGAGCGGGTCAAGGAGATTTTTCTTTCGACCGCAACCGATCTCCGCCGTGAACGGTATTTTCAGGGTTCCGGATTGGTGGATCTCATGCGTGCGATCCAATCCATCTAG